The following are encoded together in the Kwoniella europaea PYCC6329 chromosome 1, complete sequence genome:
- a CDS encoding L-aminoadipate-semialdehyde dehydrogenase → MTVTNDNPLQNGNELKQRLDRWSKRLGTLPSLALPTDYPRPTPAKLIESTQTLSLPANLAPILGKLTYEFSTLFPSSPLPTPYHILLTSFAILLFRYTPDPSMVICTSSQGTSQPLLLKLDIAVENTFFDVLRQIMEREQEAAEDSIPINSLVDYLKPEGPLFRVRFFDSTQIQSDPTTSLTTDLTLFLLASQTDVPVTRSPLAPLYLKLAYNSLLFTQSRITALLESLLQLLSSAASRDPSHPIGSLPLRTAVQAKALPDPTADLDWCGFVGAIPDIFSANAKAHPNRVCVVQSELEKGQDIMDGPSRGRRIFTYKQIDEASNVLAHALLKNGLQRGEVVMVYAARSVEMVVCVMGILKAGGVFSVVDPAYPPSRQNVYLSVSTPRALLIISSAGVLAPLVSDYIKENLDLRLLVPAISLSENGVTGSRSGEEDILSPYQQYAQTPAGVVLGPDSPATLSFTSGSTGIPKGVKGRHYSLTHFFPWMGKRFGLNETSKYTMLSGIAHDPIQRDMFTPLFLGAQLHVPTADDIGTPGRLAEWMADSEVTVTHLTPAMGQLLSAQATRQIPTLKNAFFVGDVLTKRDCTRLQALAKNVCIINMYGTTETQRAVSYFAIPSVNEDSSFLSTQKDLIPAGQGMIDVQLLVVNRTDRNVPCAVGEMGEIYVRSGGLAEGYLDPAATAEKFVPNWFGEGVQREDTLVKNNPEAAKHWFGIRDRMYRSGDLGRYLPDGRVECTGRADDQIKIRGFRIELGEIDTHLSRHPLVRENVTLVRRDKDEEKVLVSYFVPIDGDELDGLMSSSEANGDEDESQDLKTEMIKGVKRYRRLIKDIREHLKKKLPSYSVPAVYFPLRKLPLNPNGKIDKPALPFPDTSLLAPTPAANTDLTPTQKTIHDIWLRLLPSPPPQVGLDENFFDMGGHSILATRLIFEIRKAFVVNAPLGLVFDKPTIAGQAAEVDQLRNSDLRGADGDSKNNGKEAGVDVDYAADLEVLVKDLPEKFDPLPSDFNEKKITVFLTGATGYLGAFILKDLLSRRVAKVICLVRAKSAEQGLQRLRDSGEGRGVWDENWVKEGKVEAVIGDLSEANFGLSTSEWDRISQEADAVLHNGAIVHWVYPYPKLRSANVLSTLTALRLCTTTKAKQFSFISSTAVMDNEEFVKKSDELLSQKQNGILESDDLTAGEKGLQGGYGQTKWVCERLIMEAAKRGLNGWTVRPGYILGDSKTAVTNTDDFIWRMVKGCLQLGLIPDINNSLNVCPVDHVALLASLSTLNQIPNQPFSIAQVTGHPKIRFNDLLTSLSVYGYEVKQVEYVLWRTKLEHHVLETQDNALFPLLHFVLDDLPTSTKSAEMDDRNAQALAQSGGNSPTSGVDLDLIGLYLAWLVRAGFLDVPKKEGERKLPVLEGEVMRAIGRTTAGN, encoded by the exons ATGACGGTGACAAACGACAATCCCCTCCAAAATGGAAATGAGCTCAAACAACGGCTGGACAGGTGGAGTAAGAGGTTGGGTACGCTGCCTAGTTTGGCGTTACCGACTGACTATCCTAGACCTA CTCCGGCCAAGTTGATCGAGTCAACCCAAACACTATCTCTCCCTGCCAACCTCGCTCCCATTCTTGGTAAACTCACTTATGAATTCTCGactctcttcccatcctcgCCTTTACCAACCCCCTAtcacatcctcctcacctcaTTCGCCATCTTGCTCTTCCGATACACCCCCGACCCATCAATGGTGATATGTACCTCATCTCAGGGTACGTCCCAACCATTATTGCTCAAGCTAGATATCGCCGTGGAGAATACTTTTTTCGACGTTCTAAGACAGATCATGGAAAGGGAACAAGAAGCTGCAGAAGACAGTATCCCCATCAACAGCTTGGTGGACTATCTCAAACCTGAAGGGCCATTATTCCGAGTACGATTCTTCGACTCTACCCAAATCCAATCGGATCCTACCACATCGCTTACAACAGATTTGACTCTGTTCTTACTCGCTTCACAAACCGACGTACCCGTCACTAGAAGTCCACTCGCTCCTCTGTATCTCAAATTGGCATACAACTCCCTGCTATTCACTCAATCTAGAATAACGGCATTGTTGGAATCACTCTTACAGTTACTAAGCTCTGCAGCTTCGAGAGATCCCTCGCATCCTATCGGATCATTACCCCTCAGAACGGCAGTTCAAGCTAAGGCTTTACCGGATCCAACTGCCGATTTAGACTGGTGTGGATTTGTAGGAGCGATACCTGATATCTTCTCTGCCAACGCTAAGGCTCATCCGAATAGGGTATGTGTAGTGCAAAGTGAGTTGGAGAAAGGTCAAGATATCATGGATGGCCcatcgagaggaagaaggatttTCACGTACAAGCAGATTGACGAAGCTAGTAATGTCCTTGCTCATGCTTTGTTGAAGAATGGCCTGCAAAGAGGTGAAGTGGTGATGGTTTACGCCGCGAGAAGTGTGGAGATGGTAGTCTGTGTGATGGGTATCTTGAAAGCTGGAGGTGTATTCTCTGTAGTCG ATCCCGCCTATCCTCCATCAAGACAGAATGTCTATCTGTCCGTCTCTACTCCTCGAGCACTCCTTATTATCTCAAGCGCCGGTGTCCTCGCTCCTTTAGTGTCAGACTACATCAAAGAGAACCTCGATCTCCGTCTATTGGTGCCTGCTATATCCCTTTCAGAAAATGGTGTGACAGGTTCCAGATCAGGAGAGGAGGATATTTTATCACCATACCAACAGTACGCTCAAACCCCAGCTGGAGTCGTACTCGGTCCAGACTCTCCAGCTACTTTGTCTTTCACTTCTGGAAGTACCGGTATCCCCAAGGGTGTCAAAGGTAGACATTACAGTTTGACCCATTTCTTCCCTTGGATGGGTAAACGATTTGGTCTGAATGAAACCTCCAAATATACCATGTTGAGTGGTATCGCTCATGATCCCATCCAGAGAGATA TGTTTACTCCTCTATTCTTGGGTGCTCAATTGCACGTACCTACCGCAGATGATATCGGTACCCCCGGACGATTGGCTGAATGGATGGCTGATAGTGAAGTTACtgtcactcacttgacaCCTG CTATGGGTCAATTGCTCTCCGCTCAAGCTACTCGACAGATTCCTACTCTCAAAAACGCTTTCTTCGTTGGCGATGTACTCACCAAGCGAGATTGTACCCGTCTTCAAGCTCTCGCCAAGAACGTATGCATTATCAATATGTACGGTACCACCGAAACTCAACGAGCTGTGTCGTACTTTGCTATCCCCAGCGTCAACGAAGATagttctttcctttccactCAAAAAGACTTGATCCCTGCCGGTCAAGGTATGATAGATGTCCAGCTTCTCGTGGTCAACCGAACCGATCGAAATGTTCCCTGTGCAGTGGGCGAGATGGGTGAGATCTATGTTCGATCCGGTGGATTAGCCGAAGGATACCTCGACCCTGCTGCTACAGCGGAGAAATTTGTTCCTAATTGGTTTGGCGAAGGTGTTCAACGGGAAGATACTTTGGTGAAGAACAACCCTGAAGCGGCTAAACATTGGTTCGGTATTAGAGATAGGATGTACCGATCTGGCGATTTGGGCAGATACTTGCCTGATGGACGGGTGGAATGTACCGGTCGAGCGGATGATCAAATTAAGATCCGAGGATTTAGAATTGAATTGGGTGAAATTGATACTCATCTCTCTAGACATCCTCTGGTCAGGGAGAATGTCACCTTGGTaagaagagataaagatgaagagaaagtatTGGTCTCGTACTTCGTCCCTATTGATGGGGATGAAttagatggattgatgagtTCTTCAGAAGCgaatggtgatgaagatgaatctcaAGATCTCAAGACTGAAATGATCAAAGGGGTTAAACGATATAGAAGGTTGATCAAAGATATTAGAGAACACCTCAAAAAGAAATTACCTTCATACTCTGTTCCAGCGGTTTACTTCCCATTGAGGAAGTTACCTTTGAACCCAAATGGTAAAATCGATAAACCCGCTTTACCTTTCCCCGACACTAGCCTCCTTGCTCCTACACCAGCTGCCAACACCGACTTGACCCCCACCCAAAAGACTATCCACGATATCTGGTTGAGACTTTTACCCTCCCCACCACCTCAAGTAGGTTTGGACGAAAACTTCTTCGATATGGGTGGTCATTCCATCTTGGCCACTAGATTGATCTTCGAAATTAGAAAAGCTTTCGTGGTGAATGCTCCATTGGGATTAGTATTTGACAAACCTACTATCGCTGGACAAGCTGCTGAGGTGGATCAACTCCGAAACTCTGACCTGCGAGGTGCAGATGGCGATTCTAAGAACAACGGTAAAGAAGCTGGTGTGGATGTGGACTACGCAGCGGATCTTGAAGTGCTGGTCAAGGACTTACCCGAGAAATTCGATCCTCTACCCTCCGATTTCAACGAGAAGAAAATTACTGTATTCCTTACTGGAGCCACTGGATATCTTGGAGCCTTCATCCTTAAAGATCTATTGTCTAGACGAGTAGCCAAAGTGATCTGTCTGGTCAGAGCCAAATCTGCCGAACAGGGATTACAGAGGCTGAGGGATAGTGGCGAAGGTAGGGGAGTATGGGATGAGAATTGGgtaaaagaaggaaaagtaGAAGCTGTCATTGGTGATTTGTCAGAAGCAAACTTCGGTTTATCTACATCGGAATGGGATAGGATTTCCCAAGAGGCAGACGCCGTATTGCATAATGGTGCGATCGTACATTGGGTATATCCATATCCCAAATTGAGATCTGCAAATGTCTTATCTACCCTCACCGCTTTAAGGCTATGTACAACGACAAAAGCCAAACAATTCAGTTTTATCAGTTCGACTGCTGTAATGGATAATGAAGAGTTCGTCAAGAAATCGGATGAACTGTTGTCTCAAAAGCAGAATGGGATTTTGGAATCGGATGATTTGACTGCCGGTGAGAAAGGGTTGCAAGGTGGATATGGACAGACGAAGTGGGTCTGCGAGAGGCTGATCATGGAGGCTGCGAAGAGGGGGTTGAACGGGTGGACGGTTAGACCGGGTTATATCTTAGGTGACTCAAAGACCGCTG TCACAAACACGGATGACTTCATCTGGCGAATGGTCAAAGGATGTCTTCAACTTGGTCTCATACCGGATATCAACAATTCCCTCAATGTCTGTCCTGTAGATCACGTTGCACTTCTCGCTTCGTTATCTACACTCAACCAGATACCCAATCAACCATTCTCTATCGCTCAAGTGACAGGTCATCCTAAAATTCGATTCAACGACTTGTTAACTTCTTTATCGGTCTATGGATACGAGGTCAAACAAGTTGAATACGTCTTGTGGAGAACCAAATTAGAACATCACGTGTTAGAGACTCAAGATAATGCTTTGTTCCCTCTTTTACATTTCGTATTGGACGATTTGCCAACATCGACTAAATCTgctgagatggatgataggaaTGCTCAGGCTTTAGCTCAGTCCGGCGGAAATAGCCCGACGAGCGGAGTGGATTTGGATCTCATAGGGTTGTACCTTGCTTGGCTTGTTAGAGCTGGATTCTTGGATGTGccgaagaaagagggagagaggaAGTTGCCTGTGTTGGAAGGGGAGGTTATGAGAGCTATTGGAAGGACAACGGCGGGTAATTGA
- a CDS encoding phosphomethylpyrimidine kinase yields MVPSTMSLEAKKRPHILTIAGSDSSGGAGIQADLKTIEAFGCYGSSVITALTAQNTNGVQGVHEIPADFVVQQLKSVVSDDYPRCIKLGMLTNSSIILALSKQLKQLDTIIVLDPVMISTSGHTLLPEDAIQAMNELYPLVDYFTPNIPEAIKLTGYSSHASDNNSQLNLEQMIELAKMTNTKTGAFTVLLKGGHTSISRREILEIRKKEKGDYEIFWEEGDDDLDTIEVLSLYSSYKQIPQSIGEEKELVVDVLVNKGEVVALFVGKKIDSNNTHGTGCTLSTAIACAHATEPRDEPNANLRIFKKAISYTKTAIASSYPFGHGHGPLNHAHLSVKRALPPPTKYNPHPFVSHLIQSNLPLWKSYVEHPFVVQLGKGTLPKECFEHYIKQDYHYLKHYARAHALGAYKANTFEDIKAFTDIAGHIARESEMHVSYCESFGISLDQLQSTPESAPCAAYARYVIDIGTQGDILDLYMSVASCLIGYGEVGLWLKKQVELGEAKMEGNLYKKWMEDYSGKDFLGAVERGIENLERRIAEDPPTEARLARLTAIWHECVRLESAFWDMGLNLIK; encoded by the exons ATGGTTCCGTCCACCATGTCACTCGAAGCCAAGAAGAGACCTCACATTCTCACCATCGCAG GAAGCGACTCATCCGGAGGTGCAGGTATACAG GCGGATCTGAAAACGATAGAAGCATTTGGATGTTATGGATCATCCGTGATAACCGCTCTAACAGCTCAGAATACAAACGGCGTACAGGGTGTACATGAAATACCAGCTGATTTCGTCGTACAGCAG TTAAAATCAGTCGTTTCAGACGATTATCCAAGATGTATCAAACTCGGTATGCTtaccaattcatccatcatcctcgCCCTTTCCAAACAACTCAAACAGTTAGATACGATCATAGTCTTGGATCCAGTTATGATATCAACATCGGGTCATACGCTCTTACCTGAAGATGCTATCCAGGCGATGAACGAATTATATCCCCTTGTGGATTATTTCACGCCGAATATACCAGAAGCCATCAAACTTACTGGTTACTCTTCCCATGCCAGTGATAATAACAGTCAATTGAATTTGGAACAAATGATTGAATTGGCCAAAATGACCAACACCAAAACTGGAGCTTTCACTGTCCTCCTCAAAGGTGGTCATACCTCTATATCAAGGAGAGAGATATTGGAAATtaggaagaaggaaaaaggaGATTATGAGATCTTCTGGGAAGAAGGCGATGACGATTTAGATACGATCGAGGTCCTATCGCTCTATTCGAGCTACAAACAGATACCCCAAAGCATAGGGGAGGAGAAAGAACTGGTAGTGGATGTATTAGTGAATAAAGGAGAAGTGGTAGCGTTGTTTgtgggaaagaagattgatagTAACAACACCCATGGGACGGGATGTACGTTAAGTACAGCCATCGCTTGTGCTCATGCCACTGAACCGAGAGATGAACCCA ACGCGAATCTTCGAATATTCAAAAAAGCTATATCATACACCAAAACCGCTATAGcatcttcatatcccttTGGCCATGGCCACGGACCATTGAATCATGCTCATCTAAGTGTGAAAAGGGCTTTACCACC TCCTACCAAATATAACCCTCATCCATTCGTATCGCACTTGATCCAATCGAATCTACCATTGTGGAAATCATAC GTAGAACACCCATTTGTCGTCCAACTAGGCAAAGGAACGCTTCCCAAAGAATGTTTTGAGCATTATATCAAGCAGGATTATCATTATCTTAAACACT ATGCCCGAGCCCATGCCTTGGGAGCATACAAAGCAAACACGTTCGAAGATATAAAGGCATTTACCGATATTGCTGGGCATATAGCGAGGGAATCTGAGATGCATGTCAGT TACTGCGAATCCTTCGGTATCTCCCTCGACCAATTGCAATCCACACCCGAATCAGCCCCTTGCGCAGCATACGCACGATATGTCATTGATATTGGCACTCAAGGTGATATACTCGATCTGTACATGTCCGTAGCATCTTGTTTGATCGGATATGGAGAAGTCGGATTATGGTTAAAGAAGCAGGTTGAACTTGGAGAAGCCAAGATGGAAGGCAATCTGTATAAGAAATGGATGGAGGATTACAGTGGGAAGGATTTTTTGGGAGCTGTCGAAAgaggtatag AAAACCTCGAACGAAGGATAGCGGAAGATCCACCTACAGAAGCTAGATTGGCGAGATTGACGGCGATATGGCATGAATGCGTGAGGTTGGAGAGTGCCTTTTGGGATATGGGATTGAATCTGATCAAGTAG
- a CDS encoding magnesium-dependent phosphatase-1, with amino-acid sequence MPRKTRATTPEPAGGYRELNEEDPEAWPLLVAFDLDYTLWDLWIDTHISPPIKRKGDVLNQLVDRRGQDLSFYREVPSILAELKRRRIHVAAASRTSAPELAREALGMLLLPSEEGGDHVRAVTYFNTMEIYPGSKLKHFKEIHRKTGIPYDQMLFFDDEHRNYEVESLGVTMQLVPPSGTDRKLWNDGLTLWRKRRGIKIIRP; translated from the exons ATGCCTAGGAAGACCCGCGCTACTACACCAGAACCTGCAGGTGGGTATAGAGAGctgaacgaagaagatccagaGGCTTGGCCGTTATTGGTGGCTTTTGATCTTGA CTATACATTATGGGACCTCTGGATAGAC ACGCATATAAGTCCCCCGATTaagaggaaaggtgatgtGTTGAATCAACTGGTAGACCG CCGCGGTCAAGATCTCTCATTTTATAGGGAAGTACCCTCCATCCTTGCAGAGTTGAAACGAAGGAGGATACATGTTGCTGCGGCATCAAGGACAAGTGCACCTGAGTT AGCGAGAGAAGCGTTGGgtatgttgttgttacctTCTGAAGAAGGCGGGGATCACGTTAGGGCTGTGACGTATTTCAATACT ATGGAGATATATCCAG GATCAAAATTGAAACACTTCAAAGAGATACATAGGAAGACAGGTATACCGTATGATCAGATG CTATTCTTCGATGACGAACATAGGAACTACGAAGTGGAATCTCTAGGCGTGACGATGCAGCTCGTACCTCCCAGTGGGACAGATAGAAAGCTgtggaatgatggattgacGTTATGGAGGAAACGAAGGGGGATCAAGATTATCAGACCATGA